The genomic region ttcctggctgaacaatcctttaacaaacttaaaagggtctctgaaaaaaactgtccttacatgttccttcttcctcctctttttcctgagatgctctgcccttctaagaactgctagcctgcttctcaactcctcttgcagcacattaattccctccctttcttcttctgtagcctttttccactgctttctcaactgtctcctttccttaactaacttctctatttctctttgccaCCTAGATTTACCTGACTGTGCCCTctcacccctctttctctcatgcaccccgaacctctctgcaccatatgagtaaattatatctcccatcttttctgaCCTTTCTACTgtatttcctctaagcctacttaagattactgacaaatctccATTaacttctctctctgactggcataCTGACCTCAGTGTCatctgcatcctctcttactaccccctcctcctcctcagtgacagtgttactgatatcctgcgaactgtggttttctacctgccattggacttcatccgactgactcaACTGAcctcttaggaagtactgatcaatgcggctactctgccctttctttgccacacacttcttctttccctgatcAGTTCTGAGGCCTTTTAGTGATGTTATTTTCTGCCAGCcacaaggacaaacctgaagcatcttgttctcaactgTGCTACTTTTATCCTATACAGATGCACTtgccttgccctgagtgctgctaattctagctctggtggataggtccgtgcccctatccttcactgagtcacagatccaaTGCATAGTCGTGTCCGTTCCAGtgtctgttaccgtgtaatccacctgtgagtcattTTCCACCCCGGCTCTCGCTGACTCTGAGTCACAGATCCAATGCATAGTCGTGTCCGTTCCAGtgtctgttaccgtgtaatccacctgtgagtcattTTCCACCCCAgctctcgctgactcttggggtattttccctatgttggctgtagctaattttggttgtagcaaggctgctaggcctcaccactgctaccatgggttgctagcccatgccagcacctttggggtcttttccctcctgtcagctgtctttccaagcggtcacatggtctttcccttgttgtcagctgccctattcacagcagtcactagctgggctaattctgaattcaaataaacacaagtttgtgctctagagaaaggatcagcactcagtgaataacctcctaagccctatgataagctattatggcaaggcttaactatacagaccagtgagcagcgataactaacatgtctttggggtcattgggTGGGAACTAAATTTATTATGTTTAgtaaggacagacagacatcatGGAGGAGGGatctctcctcagttgctcttcctggggTTTctaataattatattatgatACAGATCACAGACAGAAACTGATGCAGCTGAAAGTGCTTGCCAGTATATTGCAATTATCTGCAGAAGCCTTCACCTCTCAGAGAGGAGTTTGCAGGTATATCTGAAGATCTGTCAAAAGCAGTATTGCGCTAATCCTGCAACTGGCGGTCGAAAGTGAATGGAGGCAGATGTATTCAATTTAAATCCCCTGCTCCTTCCCGCCCACTTTCCCTCCACTCTCCAATACCCCTATTCCACCAGATTAGCTCTGGATCTTTAAACAGTTCCATTCAAGATTCTTTGAACCTTGGTCCTATCTAGCGAACAAGCCTGAGTTTCCACCAGTTTTAAGCAGAACCATTGTAAACAAGAATGTGTCATCAACGGAGGATGCTGCATAATGcacaacaaaaaattaaaaagtacaaGCAAAATCGCAGGGATCAACTATTATTGAATCCACTGCATGCTATTTCTCCAATGATTTCTCACCTCTGTATTGttgccttctccatcctctctttcaaACCAGTAGAGTATGACTTGCATACTGATGTCATCATGGTTAACACTTTTGTTCAAgaaaaacctgctattttttggtTACAGCTAAGAACCAACTTTCAAGTGCTGAACCAATTTAGTTTTGGTTGAAATGTTCTGAATGGTTCaaaattaaaggacaacttcggtatttttcaacctgggccctatttccccatgtgtatgtgtgtgtatcattcataggtacaactctctcttctaaaattggttcagtattgagggaggcggatgcaactggaaccgcgaaacgagctaaaacggtaacgggggcaaatgcctCCTGTATaaatttgtgcattaaaagtgcttttttttgccactgaccggttcagatcaccagtgctatgagtgctatgagtggagtcagctgttagtcagtgttggagcagagagggggagggctgccccgctgggtactgtaagtgagtatgtgtgtatgaagtgtgtgttttttcaccactgaccggttcagatcaccagtgctatctctgtaaatagcatactagcctttcccttacctctgggctgtgtgatgtcacgagctttgctccactgtgtctgtagctctctctactcgtgggacagccgttttcttgaggaagaggtgttttgggattggatgtcttctcttcttcggctggcagtagtcatcttgggagaagtgagcactgcagacccgatggtctgcaaggcgcagtgtctggacaggagtgttagcatccatttgtagcacaactcgccacaacttcagcatctcgccgtccaaCAAAGGtagcctgtgaaagctgtacggggtgttgcacGACATcttgttcttgcgttcgggaaaaaggcccgtttatttgagcactccaaaaactcctgtaacactccagggggtagcacgtaaaagactccgtcccaaactctgactcttctagcgtaacacacacacgtcatacacacatactcacttgcagtacccagcggggcagccctccccctctctgctccaacactgactgacagctgactccactcattcacactcaccactgccccagggctgcTACAacatgctatctacagagatagcactggcgatctgaaccggtcagtggcgaaaaaaagcacttttatacgggacgcatttgcccccgttaccattttagcttgtttcgcgcCTCAATAGACCTTTTACACACTTCCGCATTTTTTGACCGGAAATACGTAGACGACATGTAAAGCAACTTCCGCTTTCTATGGAGAATGGCGGAAGCAAGAAACAAAAGTTTCTGCAGTGTACCAGGCTGTTCTTGCTCTGCCCAAAAACAGCCGTATCTTTCTTTTCATTCTGTCCCGGTTGACAGCGATGTTAGAAGCAAATGGAGTCAGGCGATCCGGCAGGAGGAAGGACCGAATTTCGTCATTAAGAAGGGGAGCACGTATGTCTGTAGCAGACACTTCACGTCTGAGGATTACATCTTGGGCTGCAGTGTTAGCCGCTTAATACCTGGGGCTGTTCCCAGTCTTTTCCCTTAGAACAACTTTACATCTCATCCAAAAAGAGAGTCTGTTTATGAGAGATCCAACAAGCGGCTGTCTGTGCTGTCTTTGACGGCCCAGAACAACGAAATAGCGACGAAGGTGGCGAAACTCGACCACGACTATGCAACGCCGCCCCCACCAGGTGAAAGATTCTACCTCGAGTATGCCAGAATGTGTTATGTTGTGCTGTGTGATGTTGtgtggtgttgtgttgtgttaaacTTGATTACAGACTCAGGTCCATATACAAGACACATAGTACAAAACCAGACAACACAATACCTGTGATAAAAGATGATGACAGCTAAAAGTTCATATTTAATAACAATCATCATAATAGATTATTAGATGACATTACAGCTACTGAATACTTAGGTATTATCTCACTGTATGAATGAAGGGCTGAATtagtttctgtctttcttttcaaTCACTATAGGTGTTCGTGATGAGGCAGTGGGTTATATCCAGGACTTGGAAGCCAAGCTGAAGGAGGTAACCTTACCATCCCCTGCCCTCTTCAGCCGATATTGTGCGTCCAACGACCAGCTACGATTTTGCACAAAATTTCAATCTGAACGTGTGTTTAAGATCTTCTGGGAGTCCATTGCACCATCTGCTTCTCGATTGGCCTACTGGAGCAAGGCAAAGAGGATAGGTCAATCAGACATCACACCCAGCCCCTCTCGTAGGATGCCATTAATCGATGAGTTTCTAATGTACTCTATGCGAGTAGCGGTTGGGATGAAAGAGCAGCTCATTGCTGACATGTTTGAGGTCAGTGTAGCCACCGTGAGTCGAGTCACCATCACCTGGGCCAACTATCTCTTCCTGATGCTGGGGTCACTTCCTCTCTGGGTGCGCATGGACAAGGTGAAGTCTGTCATGCCAGCAAAATTTAAGATGCACTGTCCCAATGTCCGTGTGATACTGGACTGCACTGGAATTGCTGTGGCGACTGCCTCTTCACTAACATTGCAATCAGAAATGTTCTCCCACTACAAAAACAGGACGACCTTGAAGGGACTGATCGGAGTCGCTCCCAATGGTTTGGTAACGTTTGTCTCGCCCCTGTACACTGGAAGCATCTCTGACAAGGAGATAACAAAGATCAGTGGAATCCTTCCCTTACTTGAGCCAGGTAACGAAGTGATGGCTGACAAAGGCTTTCTCATTGAAGATCTACTTTCTAAT from Epinephelus lanceolatus isolate andai-2023 chromosome 18, ASM4190304v1, whole genome shotgun sequence harbors:
- the LOC117268876 gene encoding uncharacterized protein LOC117268876, with protein sequence MLSDRAVQMKYRDTTPHQQVSPHIRRATWCNFALSPEVQCLAALRFYAVGSFLDVVGDSTSLSKNNFTSHPKRESVYERSNKRLSVLSLTAQNNEIATKVAKLDHDYATPPPPGVRDEAVGYIQDLEAKLKEVTLPSPALFSRYCASNDQLRFCTKFQSERVFKIFWESIAPSASRLAYWSKAKRIGQSDITPSPSRRMPLIDEFLMYSMRVAVGMKEQLIADMFEVSVATVSRVTITWANYLFLMLGSLPLWVRMDKVKSVMPAKFKMHCPNVRVILDCTGIAVATASSLTLQSEMFSHYKNRTTLKGLIGVAPNGLVTFVSPLYTGSISDKEITKISGILPLLEPGNEVMADKGFLIEDLLSNVGAKLIIPPFKRSAQFTREETEKTQAIARLRIVVEGVIGRVKSNHIWDSPAPLTLMGTVNQIWHNCCVMVNFQGPLSYEE